From one Phocaeicola salanitronis DSM 18170 genomic stretch:
- a CDS encoding HU family DNA-binding protein — MIFWKRVKQAINDLWYPRSVTVGKPVETQELANRIARESTVSPADTHAVLRALPNIMADFMKESRAVHFEGLGWFRYTTVSAGNGVATKEEVSSDQITGLRVQFTPDRTRNMSGGYTRALIADEGITFMEWLGKESDETQVPEDEEEEAGNEGSFG; from the coding sequence ATGATATTTTGGAAACGAGTAAAGCAAGCAATCAACGACCTGTGGTATCCCCGCAGCGTCACCGTGGGCAAGCCTGTCGAGACGCAGGAACTTGCCAACCGCATCGCACGTGAGTCGACCGTGTCGCCCGCCGATACCCATGCCGTGCTCCGTGCCCTGCCCAACATCATGGCGGACTTCATGAAAGAAAGCCGTGCCGTGCATTTTGAAGGACTGGGCTGGTTCCGCTACACCACCGTTTCGGCAGGCAACGGCGTTGCCACGAAAGAGGAAGTAAGCAGCGACCAGATTACCGGCCTGCGTGTGCAGTTCACGCCCGACCGTACCCGCAACATGAGCGGTGGCTACACCCGCGCCCTCATTGCCGATGAAGGTATCACCTTTATGGAATGGCTGGGCAAGGAAAGCGACGAGACGCAGGTGCCGGAGGATGAGGAAGAGGAAGCAGGTAATGAAGGTTCCTTCGGATAA
- a CDS encoding aldo/keto reductase: MKLLKNLLLSALMLWGGVCATYAQEKTTTASVPVVKLNNGVEMPRFGIGTFLQPSDAVCEQSCLTALKAGYRHIDTAHAYQDEAGVGRAVKESGIPREEIWITSKLWPTEYGEGKTLKAIDEMLDRMQLDYIDLLYVHQPVGDFVGAWKDMEKAVKMGKVRALGISNFDANDEVWNTIMKEATIKPQVLQMECHPYAQRVEMRKKAAAEGIQVECWFPLGGAMSNGALFKDPVIKKIAEAHGKTPAQVILRWHIQEGFSVIPGASNPDYIKENIQIFDFQLTDDEMQQMRSLNKEKRFFNATLEDVEKMVWGARL; encoded by the coding sequence ATGAAACTACTGAAGAATCTTCTGTTGTCCGCCCTGATGCTATGGGGCGGCGTATGCGCTACCTATGCGCAAGAGAAAACGACGACGGCAAGCGTACCCGTAGTCAAGTTGAACAACGGCGTAGAGATGCCCCGGTTCGGCATCGGCACGTTCCTCCAGCCCAGCGACGCAGTGTGCGAACAGTCGTGCCTCACGGCATTGAAAGCCGGCTACCGCCACATCGACACCGCCCATGCCTATCAGGACGAGGCAGGTGTAGGCCGTGCCGTCAAGGAAAGCGGCATCCCCCGCGAGGAAATCTGGATTACCAGCAAGCTCTGGCCCACGGAATACGGTGAGGGCAAGACATTGAAAGCCATCGACGAGATGCTCGACCGTATGCAGCTGGACTACATCGACCTGCTCTACGTCCACCAGCCCGTAGGCGACTTCGTGGGAGCGTGGAAAGACATGGAGAAGGCAGTGAAGATGGGCAAGGTGCGTGCCCTCGGCATCAGCAACTTCGACGCCAACGATGAAGTATGGAACACGATTATGAAAGAGGCGACCATCAAGCCCCAAGTACTTCAGATGGAGTGCCACCCCTACGCCCAACGTGTGGAGATGCGCAAGAAAGCCGCTGCGGAAGGCATCCAGGTGGAATGTTGGTTCCCGTTGGGCGGTGCCATGAGCAATGGTGCCTTGTTCAAAGACCCTGTGATAAAGAAGATTGCCGAAGCCCACGGCAAGACTCCGGCACAGGTCATCCTGCGCTGGCACATCCAGGAAGGCTTCTCCGTCATCCCCGGTGCATCGAATCCCGACTACATCAAGGAAAACATTCAAATCTTCGACTTCCAGTTGACCGATGACGAGATGCAGCAGATGCGCTCGCTCAACAAGGAGAAGCGTTTCTTCAACGCCACGCTGGAGGATGTGGAGAAGATGGTTTGGGGGGCAAGACTGTGA
- the vap15 gene encoding type II toxin-antitoxin system VapB15 family antitoxin yields the protein MDTIQLNISKQQFFGMLQAMPEQDKLEVFDRLRKSLFVSRFDRLLKSVRTDELSMDDITREVEAVRQKHYEERKQ from the coding sequence ATGGATACCATTCAACTGAACATCAGCAAGCAGCAATTTTTCGGAATGTTGCAAGCCATGCCCGAACAGGACAAGCTGGAAGTGTTCGACCGCCTACGCAAATCACTGTTCGTTAGCCGATTCGACCGTCTGCTGAAATCTGTCCGTACCGATGAACTGAGCATGGACGACATCACCCGCGAAGTAGAAGCCGTAAGACAAAAACATTATGAAGAACGGAAACAATGA
- a CDS encoding aldo/keto reductase, with translation METIKLSNGVEMPLLGYGVFKVAPQECERCVSDALNVGYRLIDTAQAYFNEEGVGNAISKSSVPRQDIFLVTKVWISNAGEEKAAASIDESLRKLKTDYIDLLLIHQAYGDVFGSWRAMEKAYRAGKVRAIGVSNFQAGRFFDFAHYVDIKPMVNQLQCNPLVQQQGIEPILAEHDTKMMAWGPLGGEGAEGVVKNELLASIGKGYGKTAAQVALRWLTQRGIVAIPKSTHVERMRQNLDIFDFTLADEEMKRIATLNCHDTGTVNFGDPQFVKFLIETYG, from the coding sequence ATGGAAACAATCAAACTGAGCAACGGCGTGGAAATGCCGCTATTGGGCTACGGGGTGTTCAAGGTAGCCCCGCAGGAATGTGAACGATGCGTCAGCGACGCACTGAACGTAGGTTATCGCCTGATTGACACGGCGCAGGCTTACTTCAACGAGGAAGGCGTGGGGAACGCCATCAGCAAGAGCAGTGTCCCCCGGCAGGATATTTTCCTGGTGACGAAAGTATGGATTTCGAATGCCGGCGAGGAGAAGGCGGCGGCAAGCATCGACGAGAGCCTGCGCAAGCTGAAGACCGACTACATCGACCTGCTGCTCATCCATCAGGCATACGGCGACGTGTTCGGTTCGTGGAGGGCGATGGAGAAAGCCTACCGCGCAGGCAAGGTGCGTGCCATCGGGGTAAGCAACTTCCAGGCGGGACGTTTCTTCGACTTCGCCCACTATGTGGACATCAAGCCGATGGTGAACCAATTGCAATGCAATCCGCTCGTCCAGCAACAGGGCATCGAGCCGATTCTCGCGGAACACGACACGAAGATGATGGCATGGGGACCGCTCGGCGGCGAGGGTGCCGAAGGGGTGGTAAAGAACGAACTGCTCGCCTCCATCGGCAAAGGCTACGGAAAGACCGCTGCACAGGTGGCGCTGCGCTGGCTCACGCAGCGGGGCATCGTCGCCATCCCCAAGAGCACACATGTGGAGCGTATGCGGCAGAATCTGGACATCTTCGACTTCACGTTGGCCGATGAGGAAATGAAACGTATCGCCACACTCAACTGCCACGATACGGGAACGGTGAACTTCGGAGACCCGCAGTTCGTGAAGTTCCTGATAGAGACATACGGGTAA
- a CDS encoding putative toxin-antitoxin system toxin component, PIN family, which produces MKNGNNEPNRVVIDTNIWISFLIGKRLSGLHRHIDSGRIKIMACEAQLRELVDVLNRPRIRKYIPAEQAEEFLDLFCEAALFVKPEQGPSLCRDPKDDYLLYTALAAQADYLVSGDDDLLSLRNIGGTRIISFTDFEAAMKLA; this is translated from the coding sequence ATGAAGAACGGAAACAATGAGCCGAATCGTGTGGTCATTGACACCAACATCTGGATATCATTTCTGATAGGGAAACGGTTGTCGGGATTGCATCGCCATATAGACAGCGGACGGATAAAAATTATGGCTTGCGAAGCACAGCTGCGTGAACTGGTCGATGTACTGAACCGTCCGCGCATCCGCAAGTACATCCCTGCTGAACAAGCAGAAGAATTTCTTGACCTGTTTTGTGAAGCGGCTTTGTTTGTAAAACCAGAACAAGGTCCATCGCTTTGCCGTGACCCAAAGGATGACTATTTGCTCTACACAGCCCTTGCCGCACAAGCCGATTATTTGGTGAGTGGCGATGATGATTTGTTGTCGCTCCGCAACATTGGTGGTACACGGATTATTTCGTTCACCGACTTTGAGGCTGCTATGAAGCTGGCTTAA
- a CDS encoding alpha/beta hydrolase translates to MKLMTCLAMIMAAMTTGLCACTEKMERTEVIEAQQIFTHTTRISDVMNAPAFGDYGRLIFPVNEGYWSGETLEDLRLVWYNYIDPDKTVEICNYLKAHADSVFLDIYTEAEKQDDPQKRNTGLFFFRGNPGALFAVCNAGGAFAYVGAMHDSFPHALELSKLGYNAFALIYRPDDAYEDLARAITYIHDHADELGVSTSGYSLWGGSAGARMAAVLGNANYLYQLTGREDIPQASAVIMQYTGYSTVSPQDAATYACVGTSDGIAPWRTMQRRLQSLSALGIPTEFHAYDRLPHGFGLGTGTVTEGWLTDAVRFWEENR, encoded by the coding sequence ATGAAATTAATGACTTGCCTTGCAATGATAATGGCTGCCATGACAACAGGATTATGCGCCTGTACAGAAAAAATGGAAAGGACAGAAGTAATAGAAGCACAACAGATTTTCACCCACACCACCCGCATCAGCGACGTGATGAACGCCCCGGCTTTCGGCGACTACGGACGACTGATTTTCCCCGTGAACGAGGGATACTGGAGCGGCGAGACCTTAGAAGATTTGCGCTTAGTTTGGTACAATTACATCGACCCGGACAAGACCGTCGAAATCTGCAATTACCTGAAAGCGCACGCCGATAGCGTATTCCTTGACATCTATACGGAAGCCGAGAAGCAGGATGACCCGCAGAAGCGCAACACGGGGCTGTTCTTTTTCCGGGGAAATCCGGGTGCGCTCTTTGCCGTCTGCAATGCCGGTGGTGCGTTTGCTTACGTTGGGGCTATGCACGACAGCTTTCCCCATGCCCTCGAACTGTCCAAACTGGGCTACAATGCCTTTGCACTCATCTACCGTCCAGACGATGCCTACGAAGACCTTGCCCGCGCCATCACCTATATCCACGACCATGCCGACGAGTTGGGCGTAAGCACCTCCGGTTATTCCCTGTGGGGAGGTTCGGCAGGGGCACGCATGGCGGCGGTGCTCGGTAATGCGAACTACCTTTATCAGCTGACCGGACGCGAAGATATACCGCAAGCCTCGGCTGTCATCATGCAATATACGGGCTATAGCACGGTTAGCCCGCAAGACGCGGCGACTTACGCCTGTGTGGGCACCAGCGATGGCATCGCCCCGTGGCGCACCATGCAACGGCGGTTGCAAAGCCTCTCCGCCCTTGGTATCCCGACTGAATTTCATGCTTACGACAGGCTTCCCCACGGCTTCGGATTAGGCACAGGAACAGTGACCGAAGGATGGCTGACGGATGCTGTCCGTTTTTGGGAAGAAAATCGATAA
- a CDS encoding sugar O-acetyltransferase, whose translation MKTNYQRFLDGEYCNRLDPEVLEMMVQTKRLLARFNATDIADGEIRADILRQMLGSIGKHSSIDINFTCQCGKHIFIGEKTIVNMNCTFLDENIVHIGNQVFIAPNVQLYTATHPILPQERFIEDWDENSGELFFRTRALPITIGDCAWIGGGAIILPGVTIGENTVIGAGSVVTRSIPANCMAVGNPCRVIRKLK comes from the coding sequence ATGAAAACGAACTATCAACGATTCCTTGACGGGGAATACTGCAACAGGCTCGACCCCGAAGTATTGGAAATGATGGTGCAAACCAAACGCCTGCTTGCCCGCTTCAACGCTACGGACATCGCAGACGGGGAAATCCGAGCTGATATCTTGCGCCAAATGCTGGGTAGTATCGGCAAACATTCCAGCATCGACATAAATTTTACCTGCCAATGTGGTAAGCATATTTTCATCGGAGAAAAGACCATTGTCAATATGAACTGCACATTTCTTGATGAAAACATCGTACACATAGGCAATCAAGTCTTTATCGCTCCTAATGTCCAGCTATACACGGCTACTCATCCCATTCTGCCACAAGAACGGTTCATCGAAGATTGGGATGAAAATTCCGGCGAACTGTTTTTCCGTACCCGTGCTTTACCGATTACGATTGGCGACTGCGCATGGATAGGCGGCGGAGCAATCATCCTGCCCGGTGTGACTATTGGTGAAAATACCGTTATCGGCGCGGGCAGTGTGGTAACACGCTCCATTCCGGCAAACTGCATGGCGGTGGGGAATCCGTGTAGGGTGATTCGGAAACTCAAATAA
- a CDS encoding flavodoxin, with protein sequence MKTRILALLTLVVMCTAGTFAQDRKILVAYFSWSGNTQHVAEYIARQTGGTLFRIEPVKPYPTEYTPCTEVAKAEKEQNARPAIKNRVADWDSYDTVFIGCPVWWWTAPMIINTFAESYNFKGKTVVPFCTYASTYRDETLAKIAELTPDARHLKGFGAVDRNTEGITEWLKEIKLAK encoded by the coding sequence ATGAAAACAAGAATCCTCGCACTCCTCACGCTCGTCGTGATGTGCACAGCGGGCACCTTTGCCCAAGACAGAAAAATCCTCGTGGCTTATTTCAGCTGGAGCGGCAACACGCAGCACGTAGCCGAATACATCGCCCGGCAGACCGGCGGCACCCTGTTCCGTATCGAACCCGTCAAGCCGTACCCCACGGAATACACGCCCTGCACCGAGGTAGCCAAGGCGGAGAAGGAGCAGAACGCCCGCCCCGCCATCAAGAACCGTGTAGCGGACTGGGACAGCTACGACACGGTGTTCATCGGCTGCCCCGTGTGGTGGTGGACCGCCCCGATGATTATCAACACCTTTGCCGAAAGTTACAATTTCAAAGGCAAGACCGTCGTCCCCTTCTGCACCTACGCCTCGACCTACCGCGACGAGACGCTGGCGAAGATTGCCGAACTCACGCCCGACGCCCGTCACCTGAAAGGCTTCGGAGCCGTGGACCGGAATACCGAAGGCATCACGGAATGGCTGAAAGAGATTAAGCTGGCCAAGTAA